Proteins encoded in a region of the Flammeovirga yaeyamensis genome:
- a CDS encoding TolC family protein translates to MKNIFTIVFVLMVSYQLQAQEIQLYSLDQVINIAKEQSLSAQQAENRKENNYWLYKQFKSVYLPQLVLNGNLPNFNRSITPVTQPDGSTEFRAVSVANSDVNLSLQQNVGLTGGSVYFGSTLQRIDNFEGINQGTSYAGQPLVVGFNQPLFTYNPFKWNKKIEPLKYEESQKKFVEEMEKVAYDATQYFFDMLLAQINHQVASTNLANNDTIFKIGKGRYNLGKIAENELLQLELNVITAERNLQSANLDVERTSLNLKTFLGLPPTVDNTTLSLPKELPDLTISTDIAIQEAQINRQQYISFQRRRLEAERDVAKAKGDAGLQINLSGQFGLTQQAMDPSGVYQDPNDQQQFRLGFNIPLVDWGRRKSAVETAVSNQRLVESTVQQEEQLFTQNIYMLARQIPIIRNKALSTERAKVIAEKSYEIARQRYLVGKISVTDLNITLRDKDAATREYLAALKEFWLAFYQLRMFTLYDFIKNEKIMMY, encoded by the coding sequence ATGAAAAATATATTCACTATTGTGTTTGTTTTGATGGTATCCTATCAATTACAAGCTCAAGAAATACAGTTGTATTCACTAGATCAGGTAATTAATATAGCCAAAGAACAATCACTTTCGGCCCAACAAGCTGAGAATAGAAAAGAGAATAATTATTGGCTATATAAACAGTTTAAATCGGTTTACCTACCTCAATTGGTGTTAAATGGTAATCTTCCCAACTTTAATCGTTCCATTACTCCGGTTACTCAGCCTGATGGTTCAACAGAATTTAGAGCGGTAAGTGTGGCGAACTCAGATGTTAATCTATCGCTACAACAAAATGTAGGATTAACGGGTGGTTCGGTTTATTTTGGATCGACATTACAAAGGATTGATAACTTTGAAGGTATTAATCAAGGAACAAGTTACGCCGGTCAACCTTTGGTAGTCGGGTTTAACCAACCTCTTTTTACTTATAATCCTTTTAAGTGGAATAAGAAAATTGAGCCTTTAAAATATGAGGAATCCCAAAAGAAGTTTGTAGAAGAAATGGAAAAGGTAGCTTACGATGCTACACAATATTTCTTTGATATGTTATTGGCTCAAATCAATCATCAAGTAGCCTCTACAAACTTGGCAAATAACGATACGATCTTTAAGATTGGTAAGGGACGTTATAATTTAGGTAAAATTGCGGAGAACGAATTACTTCAATTAGAATTGAACGTGATCACTGCAGAAAGAAACCTTCAATCGGCCAATTTGGATGTTGAACGTACTTCATTAAACTTAAAAACATTCTTAGGTTTGCCTCCTACAGTTGATAATACCACTTTATCCCTTCCAAAAGAATTGCCCGACCTTACAATTAGTACAGATATCGCAATACAGGAAGCACAGATCAATAGGCAGCAATATATTAGTTTTCAGAGAAGGCGATTGGAGGCGGAAAGAGATGTTGCCAAAGCAAAAGGAGATGCTGGTTTACAAATTAATTTAAGTGGTCAGTTTGGTTTAACTCAACAAGCCATGGATCCAAGTGGTGTTTATCAAGATCCAAACGACCAACAACAGTTTCGATTAGGATTTAATATTCCTTTGGTCGATTGGGGACGTCGTAAGTCGGCTGTAGAAACTGCGGTTTCTAATCAAAGACTTGTTGAGAGTACAGTACAGCAAGAGGAACAGCTATTTACTCAGAACATTTATATGTTGGCTCGTCAGATCCCGATCATTAGAAATAAAGCTTTATCAACAGAAAGAGCAAAAGTGATTGCCGAGAAGAGTTATGAAATCGCCCGTCAGAGATATTTGGTAGGAAAGATTAGTGTTACTGACTTGAACATCACTTTGAGAGATAAAGATGCGGCAACTAGAGAATATTTAGCTGCTTTAAAGGAATTCTGGTTAGCCTTTTATCAATTAAGAATGTTTACGCTTTATGATTTTATTAAAAACGAAAAGATCATGATGTATTAG
- a CDS encoding TfoX/Sxy family protein, whose translation MAYDEYLGERIDRWFQQQNVEYFPKKMMGGLVFMVNNKMCCGIHIDKKYGDSLLMAKIGEDQYVLEIEKEETLPMDFTGRPMKGFIYIIPDGFDMDEQLEYWLEKALEYNIKLYG comes from the coding sequence ATGGCATACGACGAATATTTAGGTGAACGCATCGATCGATGGTTCCAACAACAAAACGTAGAGTACTTCCCTAAGAAAATGATGGGAGGGTTGGTTTTTATGGTGAATAATAAAATGTGTTGTGGGATTCATATTGATAAAAAGTATGGAGATAGTTTGTTGATGGCTAAAATAGGGGAGGATCAATATGTTTTGGAGATAGAAAAAGAAGAAACCCTTCCAATGGACTTTACAGGTCGACCAATGAAAGGGTTTATATATATTATTCCTGATGGATTTGATATGGATGAACAACTAGAATATTGGTTAGAAAAAGCACTAGAATACAATATCAAATTGTATGGATAA
- a CDS encoding efflux RND transporter periplasmic adaptor subunit, with the protein MSKKIIIGSSVFLVLIISIFFFSGNNSEQVLLTKARIDNLNINVSTTGELEAKNFVEIQGPLGMRQAQIWETKINSLVPEGTVVEKGQQVARLDASSLGDKLEQKGTDLTKAESQWEQTQLDTALQLSLERDKIINLEFTVQEKKLALEQSAFEPPATIKQAEIEVIKAERDLRQTKQNYLVKQKQLSAKMREVNANLSQAKSKVKFLEDLFQEFTIVAPESGMVIYAKDWDGKKKKEGSNIRAWDPVVATLPDLSVMISKTYVNEVDIRKIKKGQTVSIGLDAFPDKNLTGEVTKVANVGEQKPNSDAKVFEVVILVNQSDSTLRPSMTTSNIIQTGSKENVLLIPIEALHTEGDSINFVYKKTVGGFEKQEVKTGLMNDQDIEILTGLSEGEEISLTTPESSSSNIASVE; encoded by the coding sequence ATGAGTAAAAAAATAATTATAGGTAGCTCGGTCTTTCTTGTTTTAATTATTTCTATCTTCTTTTTCTCTGGAAACAATTCTGAACAAGTATTACTTACAAAAGCTAGAATTGATAATTTAAATATCAATGTAAGTACTACAGGTGAACTTGAAGCTAAAAACTTTGTAGAAATTCAAGGTCCGTTAGGCATGCGACAAGCACAAATTTGGGAAACTAAAATCAACAGCTTAGTACCTGAAGGTACAGTGGTTGAAAAAGGACAACAAGTAGCTCGTCTGGATGCTTCTTCTTTGGGAGACAAACTAGAACAAAAAGGCACCGATTTAACAAAGGCTGAATCTCAATGGGAACAAACTCAGTTAGACACTGCACTTCAACTAAGTTTAGAGCGTGATAAAATCATCAACTTAGAATTTACTGTTCAAGAAAAGAAATTAGCCCTTGAGCAATCTGCTTTTGAACCTCCTGCAACTATTAAACAAGCAGAAATTGAGGTAATTAAAGCAGAGCGAGATCTTAGACAAACCAAACAGAATTATCTTGTAAAACAAAAACAACTAAGTGCCAAAATGCGTGAGGTGAATGCCAATCTTAGTCAGGCTAAAAGTAAAGTGAAGTTTTTAGAAGATTTATTCCAGGAGTTTACCATTGTTGCTCCGGAATCTGGAATGGTGATTTATGCCAAAGATTGGGATGGCAAGAAGAAAAAAGAAGGATCAAATATTCGAGCTTGGGACCCTGTTGTGGCCACCCTACCCGATTTATCTGTGATGATCTCGAAAACTTATGTAAACGAAGTAGATATCCGTAAAATAAAAAAAGGACAAACTGTGAGTATTGGCCTCGATGCATTCCCTGATAAAAACCTTACAGGTGAGGTCACAAAAGTAGCCAATGTAGGTGAACAAAAACCGAATTCAGATGCTAAAGTATTCGAAGTAGTTATCCTTGTGAATCAATCAGATAGTACTTTACGACCTTCGATGACAACTTCCAACATCATTCAAACAGGAAGTAAAGAGAATGTTTTATTAATACCTATTGAAGCACTTCATACAGAAGGCGATTCCATCAACTTTGTATACAAGAAAACAGTAGGAGGTTTCGAAAAACAAGAAGTAAAAACGGGCTTGATGAATGATCAAGATATTGAGATCCTAACAGGTCTTTCTGAAGGAGAAGAAATCTCTTTGACGACACCTGAATCATCATCTTCCAACATAGCCTCAGTAGAATAA
- a CDS encoding GNAT family N-acetyltransferase — MLNIRPIRSEDNPIIEQIIKTSLEEHKANLPGTAYYDKNLSKLSEFYSNIDDIEYFVAEYEGKVVGGSGIGKIEGNDTNVCELQKIYLSKETRGKGIGKALMQACLEFAKQKKYDACYLETMPQLVGGVNLYQKMGFETLDKPLGNTNHHACQIWMLKTL; from the coding sequence ATGTTAAACATTCGACCTATTCGAAGTGAAGACAACCCTATTATTGAACAGATTATCAAAACTTCATTGGAAGAACACAAGGCAAATCTGCCCGGTACAGCTTATTATGATAAAAACTTAAGTAAGCTATCTGAGTTTTATAGTAACATTGATGATATAGAATATTTCGTTGCCGAATATGAAGGGAAAGTGGTAGGTGGTTCAGGAATTGGAAAAATTGAAGGAAACGATACCAATGTTTGTGAACTTCAAAAAATTTACCTTTCAAAAGAAACAAGAGGGAAAGGTATTGGAAAAGCCTTAATGCAAGCTTGTTTAGAATTCGCAAAACAAAAGAAATACGATGCGTGCTATTTAGAAACAATGCCTCAATTGGTTGGCGGAGTCAATTTATATCAAAAAATGGGGTTCGAAACCCTAGACAAACCTTTAGGAAATACAAATCATCATGCATGTCAAATATGGATGTTGAAAACTTTATAA
- a CDS encoding YheT family hydrolase, translated as MPNINSEYHPPFLYRNKHVNTIFANRIRPQKEASYVRKRFESVDGDFYDVDTVLGGHTTAIVLMHGLEGSAQSTYILEMANHFENQFDVWAMNHRSCSGTPNRLYSSYHSGHTKDLNALIQHLDEKYDHIILLGVSLGGNITLLHVGRSADQLSTKIRAVVGISVPVQLNSAAKVLQKSKNMVYLQDFLVSLKGKVIPKLEKYNKSQELIDKISKAKTFVEFDSLYTGPAHGFKDAEDYWTQCSSEQYLQDISIPTLLLNAKDDPFLSEECYPYEKAARNECLFLETPKYGGHVGFLTSFNDKRWYLSRVDEFLREHLKN; from the coding sequence ATGCCCAATATTAACTCAGAATATCATCCACCGTTTTTATATAGAAATAAGCATGTAAATACCATTTTTGCCAATAGAATTCGTCCACAAAAAGAGGCTTCTTATGTAAGAAAACGTTTTGAGTCTGTGGATGGAGATTTTTATGATGTGGACACTGTTTTGGGTGGTCATACTACTGCTATTGTGTTGATGCATGGTTTAGAAGGCTCCGCACAATCGACCTATATTTTAGAAATGGCCAATCATTTTGAAAATCAATTTGATGTTTGGGCCATGAATCATAGGAGTTGTAGTGGGACTCCAAATCGCTTGTATTCCTCTTATCATAGTGGTCACACAAAAGATTTAAATGCTCTAATTCAACATCTTGATGAAAAATATGATCATATCATCTTATTGGGAGTAAGCCTGGGGGGAAATATCACTTTACTACATGTTGGACGATCTGCAGATCAACTTTCTACAAAAATTAGGGCTGTAGTGGGGATATCTGTTCCTGTTCAACTGAATAGTGCAGCAAAAGTGTTACAGAAATCAAAGAATATGGTTTATCTTCAAGACTTTCTAGTATCTTTGAAGGGAAAAGTTATACCTAAGTTAGAAAAATATAATAAGAGTCAGGAATTAATTGATAAAATAAGTAAAGCAAAAACATTTGTAGAATTTGACAGCCTTTACACCGGTCCGGCACATGGGTTTAAAGATGCCGAAGATTACTGGACACAATGTAGTTCAGAACAATATCTTCAGGATATTTCTATTCCCACATTACTATTAAATGCCAAAGACGATCCTTTTTTGTCTGAAGAGTGTTATCCGTATGAAAAAGCTGCAAGGAATGAATGTTTATTTTTAGAAACACCAAAATATGGAGGTCATGTTGGGTTTCTAACCTCATTTAATGATAAACGATGGTACTTATCACGTGTTGATGAATTCTTGAGAGAACATTTAAAGAATTAA
- a CDS encoding ABC transporter permease — MLDRILINLSIALEAILANTLRSFLTALGIIFGVGAVIAMLAVGQGAQKEILDQMKLVGVNNIVITPIKEQSEEKLDDDNGGEDKKKFSPGLSVLDIENIAHTLPNIQKISPEIELDTYIIKNGIRRSTKLIGIENTYFEIYNHELSEGALFSNTHFKFGKPVCVIGRGLQTRFFSKENPIGKQIKCGGQWLTVVGVLKERMVSSKNLEKLGIRNANMDVYIPLNTMLIRYKDRAKVTKSDIQKASADAAQGKEQENKNVNYHQLDKVVIQMAESQHLSLAAEVLQKMLTRRHYDKVDFEISIPEMLLKQQQRTKDIFNIVLGAIASISLIVGGIGIMNIMLASVLERIKEIGLRISLGAKKQDIILQFLLEAVLISLSGGTIGVILGFIMATAIASVADIPTIVSFTSVLISFGVATSIGIIFGISPARKAANQDPIESLRYE, encoded by the coding sequence ATGCTAGACAGAATATTAATAAACCTGTCCATCGCATTAGAAGCAATTTTAGCCAACACATTACGATCTTTCTTAACTGCCCTAGGAATTATCTTTGGTGTTGGGGCTGTAATTGCCATGTTAGCTGTTGGACAAGGAGCTCAAAAAGAGATCTTGGATCAGATGAAATTGGTGGGAGTGAATAATATTGTGATTACTCCAATTAAAGAACAGAGTGAGGAAAAATTAGATGATGACAATGGAGGTGAAGATAAAAAGAAATTCTCGCCTGGTCTAAGTGTCCTTGATATTGAAAACATCGCTCACACTCTACCGAACATTCAGAAAATTAGTCCTGAAATTGAATTAGACACCTATATTATTAAGAATGGGATAAGAAGATCGACCAAGTTAATTGGAATAGAGAACACCTATTTTGAAATATATAATCATGAATTAAGCGAAGGTGCTTTATTTTCTAATACGCATTTCAAATTCGGTAAACCTGTTTGTGTGATTGGTCGTGGTTTACAAACTCGTTTCTTTAGCAAGGAAAATCCTATTGGGAAACAGATAAAATGTGGTGGACAATGGTTGACTGTTGTTGGTGTATTGAAGGAACGAATGGTTTCATCAAAAAATCTGGAAAAACTAGGAATTCGAAACGCGAATATGGATGTGTATATTCCTTTAAATACCATGCTTATTCGATATAAAGACCGAGCGAAAGTCACTAAATCAGATATTCAAAAAGCTTCTGCAGATGCTGCACAAGGAAAAGAACAAGAGAACAAAAACGTCAATTATCATCAACTGGATAAAGTGGTGATTCAGATGGCTGAATCTCAACATCTTTCTTTGGCCGCTGAGGTATTGCAAAAAATGTTGACTAGAAGACATTACGATAAAGTCGATTTTGAAATTAGTATTCCTGAGATGCTACTTAAACAACAACAGCGAACAAAAGACATCTTTAATATTGTCTTGGGTGCAATTGCATCAATTTCTTTAATTGTTGGTGGTATTGGTATTATGAATATTATGCTGGCTTCTGTCCTAGAACGTATTAAAGAAATCGGTCTTCGTATTTCTTTGGGTGCTAAAAAGCAAGATATCATTCTTCAGTTTTTATTAGAGGCTGTTTTAATCAGTTTATCTGGGGGAACAATAGGTGTTATTCTTGGATTTATAATGGCTACCGCTATTGCGAGTGTAGCCGATATCCCAACGATTGTTTCCTTTACTTCAGTATTAATTTCATTCGGAGTAGCTACCTCTATCGGGATCATTTTTGGAATTTCTCCTGCTAGAAAGGCGGCCAATCAAGATCCTATTGAATCGTTACGATACGAATAA
- a CDS encoding TonB-dependent receptor, translated as MKVNITFLFVLITSLVMGAAKVNIRGHITNNKENIPFATISVDDGKFGTSTDESGHFSLALEKGKQYTITISAVGYKTIELKYTAKNNADELHINLDKDLLQLNEVVVSSNRREQSRKETAAVVNVVNKEIFEISSSKVVADGLNFVSGVRVENNCGNCGTTALRLNGLEGPYTQILMDSRPLFNGLVSVYGLEQIPVSMVDQIEVVRGGGSVLFGANAIGGTVNIITKAPQFNSYEVGTNFGTIDGKSNDYNLYFNTSIVSKNDKTGAYVYGSYRNRDAWNANPNDVWYHLDDNEQPTGDAMKDDFSELPQLKTASVGTKVYHSFDDQNKLTADFRFIHEDRRGGNKFDKEPHETDITEWVNMNIVSGGLNYDWYSTDKKKHLNAYSNLQYVNRDSYYGADQALDGYGLTTGLTYIGGAQMNFNLGKMLNADSYLVVGTEYIYDNIHDKKLGYYDQDAGEKTNDIPISNQESQTMALFAQNEWKGNKLSVLLGARMDYVMIQDFENTDNNKNVSAFNPRLNLKYNLTKEMQIRGGIATGFRAPQMFSEDLHVEVAGGQAVRTVLDPNLKAERSLSYNFAWDMEHSFGNTQAYFLVEGFHTRIYDRFDNQFTVDVDEDGNEIFYNFKRNSTSDAIVQGVNIEAKIAPSEKFNIQGAYTFQSSRYEEDNQWGDEETSVSKEILRTPNQYGSLTLNFQPAQKWTTSLTGVYTGSMYVPLLPGGFMNGQPVENETLIKSESFFDMGAKVSYRTKLGKNANIQIGTGVKNIFNQMQSQFVSGSEKDAAFVYGPITPRMYFIEIKIGNLL; from the coding sequence ATGAAAGTTAATATCACTTTCTTATTTGTGTTAATCACCTCATTAGTGATGGGGGCAGCGAAAGTAAATATTCGAGGACATATTACTAACAACAAAGAAAATATTCCATTTGCCACTATCTCTGTAGATGATGGGAAATTCGGTACATCAACTGATGAATCAGGACACTTCTCTCTCGCACTTGAAAAAGGGAAACAATATACTATTACCATTTCTGCAGTTGGATATAAAACTATAGAATTAAAGTATACTGCTAAAAACAATGCGGATGAGTTGCATATCAACTTAGATAAAGATTTACTTCAATTAAATGAAGTTGTCGTTTCTAGTAATCGTAGAGAGCAATCTAGAAAAGAAACCGCTGCAGTAGTCAATGTAGTCAACAAAGAAATATTTGAGATTTCAAGTTCAAAAGTAGTTGCAGATGGTTTAAACTTTGTCTCAGGTGTAAGAGTAGAAAACAATTGTGGTAACTGTGGTACAACAGCTTTAAGGTTAAATGGTCTTGAGGGTCCATACACACAAATTTTAATGGATAGCCGTCCACTATTTAATGGTTTGGTCAGCGTATATGGTTTGGAACAAATTCCAGTATCTATGGTCGATCAGATTGAAGTAGTTCGTGGAGGTGGTTCCGTTCTATTCGGTGCAAATGCCATTGGTGGTACTGTAAACATTATCACAAAAGCACCTCAATTTAATTCTTATGAAGTAGGAACCAACTTTGGTACTATTGATGGTAAATCAAATGATTACAACCTATACTTTAATACTTCAATAGTATCTAAAAACGATAAAACCGGAGCATATGTATATGGTTCATATAGAAATAGAGATGCTTGGAATGCAAACCCTAATGACGTTTGGTATCACTTAGATGACAACGAACAACCTACAGGTGATGCAATGAAAGATGATTTTTCTGAACTTCCTCAATTGAAAACTGCTTCAGTAGGAACAAAAGTGTATCATTCATTCGATGATCAAAATAAATTAACTGCCGATTTCAGGTTTATTCATGAAGACCGTCGTGGAGGTAATAAATTTGATAAAGAACCTCATGAAACGGACATCACAGAGTGGGTAAACATGAATATTGTAAGTGGTGGCTTAAATTATGATTGGTACAGTACAGATAAAAAGAAGCATTTGAATGCTTACTCTAACCTACAATATGTAAATAGAGACAGTTATTATGGTGCAGATCAAGCGTTAGATGGATACGGCTTAACAACAGGTTTAACTTATATTGGAGGTGCTCAAATGAACTTCAATTTGGGTAAAATGTTAAATGCCGATTCTTATTTAGTTGTTGGCACTGAATATATCTATGATAATATCCATGATAAGAAGTTAGGTTATTATGATCAGGATGCTGGAGAAAAAACTAACGATATTCCAATTTCTAATCAAGAATCTCAAACTATGGCACTTTTTGCTCAAAACGAATGGAAAGGCAATAAACTTTCTGTCCTTTTAGGAGCAAGAATGGATTATGTAATGATTCAAGATTTTGAAAATACAGACAATAATAAAAACGTTTCAGCTTTCAATCCTCGATTAAACCTTAAGTATAATCTTACAAAAGAGATGCAAATTAGAGGTGGTATTGCTACAGGTTTTAGAGCTCCACAAATGTTCTCAGAAGATTTACACGTTGAAGTTGCAGGTGGACAAGCAGTTCGAACAGTACTTGATCCTAACCTTAAAGCAGAAAGATCTCTGTCATACAACTTTGCGTGGGATATGGAACATAGCTTTGGTAACACACAAGCTTATTTCTTAGTAGAAGGTTTTCATACAAGAATTTATGATCGCTTCGACAATCAGTTTACTGTAGATGTAGATGAAGATGGAAACGAAATCTTTTATAACTTCAAAAGAAATTCCACTTCAGATGCTATTGTTCAAGGTGTAAATATCGAAGCTAAGATTGCTCCTTCTGAAAAATTCAATATTCAAGGTGCTTATACCTTCCAATCGTCTAGATATGAAGAAGACAATCAATGGGGCGATGAGGAAACAAGTGTTTCTAAAGAAATTCTAAGAACTCCTAACCAATATGGTTCTTTGACATTGAACTTCCAACCTGCACAAAAATGGACAACATCATTGACCGGAGTTTATACTGGTAGCATGTATGTTCCATTACTTCCTGGTGGTTTCATGAATGGACAACCTGTAGAAAATGAGACTTTAATTAAAAGTGAATCATTCTTCGATATGGGTGCTAAAGTATCTTACAGAACTAAGTTAGGTAAGAATGCAAACATTCAGATTGGTACAGGTGTTAAAAACATCTTTAACCAAATGCAAAGTCAATTTGTAAGTGGTTCTGAAAAGGATGCAGCATTTGTGTATGGTCCAATTACTCCAAGAATGTATTTTATCGAAATTAAAATTGGTAATCTTCTGTAA
- the asnS gene encoding asparagine--tRNA ligase, translated as MKRTKIKDLLATGEIGAKVNVKGWVRTFRSNRFIALNDGSTINNLQAVVDFENTDEDLLKRLTTSAAVSIDGTVVESQGKGQRIEITVDSLEILGDADPDEYPLQPKRHSLEFLREKAHLRPRTQTMSAVYRVRNALAYGIHKFFNEKGFIYMHTPIVTGSDAEGAGEMFKVTNLDLKNPPLTEDGEIDYKEDFFGKAVNLSVSGQLEAEVGAMSMGEVYTFGPTFRAENSNTTRHLAEFWMIEPEMAFYDLDDNMDLAEEMIKYLIDFAMEQCPDDLAFLDQRYAQEQKSKPQNERSELGLVERLKFVSENNFERLTYTEAIEVLKRSKPFKKGKFKYPVDWGIDLQSEHERYLVEKEFKKPVILTDYPKDIKSFYMKQNDDGKTVRAMDVLFPGIGEIIGGSQREDSLEKLQTRMEEMGVPQEELWWYLELRKFGTAPHSGFGLGFERIVLFVSGMSNIRDVIPFPRAPKSAEF; from the coding sequence GTGAAAAGAACAAAGATTAAAGACTTGCTGGCAACCGGAGAGATCGGTGCCAAAGTTAATGTAAAAGGATGGGTAAGAACATTTAGAAGCAATCGTTTCATCGCATTGAATGATGGTTCTACTATCAATAATTTGCAAGCAGTGGTAGATTTTGAAAATACTGACGAAGATTTACTAAAAAGATTAACGACTAGTGCTGCCGTAAGTATTGACGGTACAGTGGTTGAATCTCAAGGTAAAGGTCAAAGAATCGAAATCACTGTAGATTCATTGGAAATTCTTGGAGATGCAGATCCAGATGAATATCCATTACAACCAAAAAGACACTCATTAGAATTCTTGAGAGAAAAAGCACACTTGCGTCCAAGAACTCAAACTATGAGTGCTGTTTACAGAGTACGTAACGCTTTAGCATATGGTATCCATAAATTCTTTAACGAGAAAGGATTTATCTATATGCACACTCCAATCGTTACAGGTTCTGATGCAGAAGGTGCAGGTGAGATGTTTAAGGTAACTAACCTTGATCTTAAAAACCCTCCACTAACTGAAGATGGAGAAATCGATTACAAAGAAGATTTCTTCGGAAAAGCGGTGAACCTTTCTGTATCTGGACAGCTAGAGGCTGAAGTAGGGGCAATGTCAATGGGCGAAGTATATACTTTCGGACCAACATTTAGAGCTGAAAACTCTAACACTACTCGTCACTTAGCAGAATTCTGGATGATCGAGCCAGAGATGGCCTTCTATGATTTGGACGACAACATGGACCTAGCAGAAGAAATGATCAAATATTTGATCGACTTCGCTATGGAACAATGTCCAGACGATTTGGCTTTCCTTGATCAAAGATATGCACAAGAACAAAAATCAAAACCTCAAAACGAAAGATCAGAACTAGGTCTTGTTGAGCGTTTGAAATTTGTATCAGAAAATAACTTTGAGCGTTTGACTTATACTGAGGCAATCGAAGTATTGAAGCGTTCAAAACCATTCAAGAAAGGTAAATTCAAATATCCTGTAGATTGGGGAATCGATTTACAATCGGAACACGAACGTTACCTTGTTGAAAAAGAATTCAAAAAGCCAGTCATCCTTACTGATTACCCTAAAGACATCAAATCGTTCTACATGAAGCAAAACGATGATGGAAAAACAGTAAGAGCAATGGACGTTCTTTTCCCTGGTATTGGAGAAATCATCGGTGGTTCACAAAGAGAGGACTCACTAGAGAAACTTCAAACTAGAATGGAAGAAATGGGAGTGCCTCAAGAAGAACTTTGGTGGTACTTAGAATTACGTAAATTCGGAACAGCACCTCACTCAGGTTTTGGTTTAGGTTTCGAAAGAATCGTATTATTCGTTTCAGGTATGTCTAACATCAGAGACGTAATTCCATTCCCACGTGCTCCGAAAAGTGCGGAATTTTAA
- a CDS encoding alkaline phosphatase family protein gives MKNLIILATITFLMSCQTHKSNQKNNTVILVSLDGFRYDYPEIYDTPNLDEIAKNGVKSVSMIPAYPSKTFPNHYSLVTGMYPQNHGLVHNVFYDPDRDQKYHIGLEKKDATWCKGVPLWNLAEQQGIKSASYYWPTSDARIGGMQGSYFYKYNKSTPYIERVQQIENWLSYKEDVRPRFISLYFSLVDTQGHHYGPESEETKQAVEEVDTILGKLMGVINKADVPVDLIVVSDHGMIEVDKKNPIVIDDLGTFEEYEVVNAGGSQLFFYNKGNGDDEQLKKSLGKYKNDFKVYLKNEMPQKLHYSEGSRIPDVICEGIPPKAFAYKGKTVSKGMHGFDPYTNKEMHAVFYGVGSHFQKNKVIPSFENVHIYPLIADLLDLEIHHQIDGKLEVLKEAMKE, from the coding sequence ATGAAAAATCTAATTATTCTGGCAACCATCACATTTTTGATGTCTTGTCAAACCCATAAATCAAATCAGAAAAACAATACTGTTATTCTCGTATCATTGGATGGATTTAGATATGATTATCCAGAAATTTACGATACACCTAATCTAGATGAGATAGCCAAAAATGGAGTAAAATCAGTATCCATGATTCCTGCATATCCATCAAAAACTTTCCCGAATCATTATAGCTTGGTAACGGGGATGTACCCTCAAAATCATGGTTTAGTGCATAACGTTTTTTACGATCCTGATAGAGATCAAAAATATCATATAGGATTAGAGAAGAAAGATGCAACTTGGTGTAAAGGAGTGCCTTTGTGGAATTTAGCTGAACAACAAGGTATAAAGTCTGCCTCTTATTATTGGCCAACGTCTGATGCAAGAATAGGAGGGATGCAAGGAAGTTATTTTTATAAATACAATAAGTCAACTCCTTATATAGAGCGAGTGCAACAAATAGAAAATTGGTTAAGTTATAAGGAAGATGTGAGGCCTCGATTCATATCTTTATACTTTTCATTGGTAGATACTCAAGGGCATCATTATGGGCCAGAGAGTGAGGAAACAAAACAGGCCGTAGAAGAGGTAGATACTATTCTTGGAAAACTAATGGGAGTGATTAATAAAGCAGATGTTCCTGTAGATTTAATTGTAGTATCCGATCATGGAATGATAGAGGTAGATAAAAAGAACCCAATTGTAATCGATGACTTAGGAACATTTGAGGAGTATGAAGTAGTAAATGCAGGCGGTTCACAATTATTTTTCTACAACAAAGGAAATGGTGATGACGAGCAGCTAAAAAAATCTTTAGGGAAATATAAAAATGATTTTAAGGTGTATCTAAAAAATGAAATGCCTCAAAAATTACATTATTCTGAAGGGAGTCGCATTCCTGATGTGATATGTGAAGGAATTCCTCCTAAAGCCTTTGCCTACAAAGGAAAAACAGTGAGTAAGGGAATGCATGGTTTTGATCCTTATACCAATAAAGAAATGCATGCTGTATTTTATGGTGTCGGATCTCATTTTCAAAAAAATAAAGTGATTCCTTCTTTCGAAAATGTACACATATATCCACTTATAGCTGATCTTCTAGATTTAGAGATTCATCATCAGATTGATGGAAAGTTGGAAGTTTTGAAGGAAGCTATGAAAGAATAA